The Procambarus clarkii isolate CNS0578487 chromosome 64, FALCON_Pclarkii_2.0, whole genome shotgun sequence genome includes a window with the following:
- the LOC123769083 gene encoding uncharacterized protein: MSELTAILTVLGSVTRPMSELTAIVTVLGSVTRPMSELTAIVTVLGSVTRPMSELTAIVTVLGSVTRPMSELTAIVTVLGSVTRPMSELTAILTVLGSVTRPMSELTAIVTVLGSVTRPMSELTAIVTVLGSVTRLMSELTAIVTVLGSVTCPMSELTAIVTVLGSVTHPMSELTAIVTVLGSVTRPMSELTAIVTVLGSVTRPMSELTAIVTVLGSVTRPMSELTAIVTVLGSVTRPMSELTAIVTVLGSVTCPMSELTAIVTVLGSVTRPMSELTAIVTVLGSVTRPMSELTAIVTVLDSVTRPMSELTAIVTVLGSVTRPMSELTAIVTVLGSVTRPIEIYSKHFLFVSK, from the coding sequence aTGAGTGAGCTCACCGCCAtactgacagtattaggcagcgtcactcgtcccaTGAGTGaactcaccgccatagtgacagtattaggcagcgtcactcgtcccaTGAGTGAgctcaccgccatagtgacagtattaggcagcgtcactcgtcccaTGAGTGaactcaccgccatagtgacagtattaggcagcgtcactcgtcccaTGAGTGaactcaccgccatagtgacagtattaggcagcgtcactcgtcccaTGAGTGAGCTCACCGCCAtactgacagtattaggcagcgtcactcgtcccaTGAGTGaactcaccgccatagtgacagtattaggcagcgtcactcgtcccaTGAGTGAgctcaccgccatagtgacagtattaggcagcgtcactcgtctCATGAGTGaactcaccgccatagtgacagtattaggcagcgtcacttgTCCCATGAGTGAgctcaccgccatagtgacagtattaggcagcgtcactcatcccatGAGTGAgctcaccgccatagtgacagtattaggcagcgtcactcgtcccaTGAGTGaactcaccgccatagtgacagtattaggcagcgtcactcgtcccaTGAGTGaactcaccgccatagtgacagtattaggcagcgtcactcgtcccaTGAGTGAgctcaccgccatagtgacagtattaggcagcgtcactcgtcccaTGAGTGaactcaccgccatagtgacagtattaggcagcgtcacttgTCCCATGAGTGAgctcaccgccatagtgacagtattaggcagcgtcactcgtcccaTGAGTGAgctcaccgccatagtgacagtattaggcagcgtcactcgtcccaTGAGTGaactcaccgccatagtgacagtattagacaGCGTCACTCGTCCCATGAGTGAgctcaccgccatagtgacagtattaggcagcgtcactcgtcccaTGAGTGAgctcaccgccatagtgacagtattaggcagcgtcactcgtcccaTCGAAATATACAGTAAACATTTCCTCTTTGTTTCAAAATAG